In the genome of Fusarium graminearum PH-1 chromosome 2, whole genome shotgun sequence, the window AACGGCGTCTGGATTATGACATTATTATATACAATCTCCTAAATGTACGACTTGACGAAATAGATAATACCTTTCGAATAATTTTTAGATTTCATATGAATATCTCCCACGGCTTTTTTTTAAATTCTCTACTCAGTATTCCAGTTAATAGCTTTCTACAtggctaggtaggtatgcaCTTGATTCAATCACAGTTCCACTGATTTCATTTGTAGTACCTACCTCTGCATACTACACTCGCTTGAAGATGATTATGCAAACGAGGATAACTATTGAGGCTATTTGTCTACGTATTAGAGCTATTTGACAACTTATGACTATTTAATTATGGGAAGAGACGCACCAATGCAGATACAGTAATGGTACAGGGTAGCCGCCATTCACATGCTTTTTTCAACTCTAAGAAAAACGGACCCCTGCATCTCCATCTACAACTCCACCAAGAAATCCGTCTCAAACCGCCCCCAAAGCTTCGCGGCAGAAATCACCACGACTTTGCTGCACCAACTAGCCGTGCACGGCATGATCTGATATCGCTTAGAAACTCTCTCCGTCTTTTTACTATTGCTCTTAATATTCAAAAATACCGCCACAATGCTTCCTCTTCGCTTTATTCGACATCGCTCGCCTTTCACGACTTCGGTCCGCACAATGGCTTCCGCTTGCTCAACTTCCTCCCGCCTCGAGACCCTTCCTAAGTCGCCAATTCGTGTCCTCCGCTCCGTCGAGTCAGTCCGTCGCTGGCGAAAACCCCATGTCGTTGAGCACCGTTCCGTTGGCCTCGTGCCCACCATGGGCGCTCTACACGAGGGCCATCTTGCCTTGATCCGCGCCGCTGCCAAAGAGAACCACCACGTGGTTGTGAGCATATACGTAAACCCTGCGCAGTTTGGTATCAAGGAAGATCTATCGTCTTATCCAGTGACTTGGGAGGAAGACGCAAAGAAGTTGGCAGCGCTGGATAGAGAGCtcgctgatgatggaggtAACTTGGGTCGCATTTCTGCCGTGTTCGCGCCGACGACGCCGGAGATATACCCAAGTGGCTTCCCGGGCCAGGAAATTGATAGTAAGGGAAGCTTTGTCACAATAACGCCTGTGGGTGAAGTCCTTGAGGGTGCTAGCAGACCAACCTTCTTCCGTGGTGTTGCGACAGTGTGCTTGAAACTCTTCAACATTGTTCAACCTGAGCGTGTATACTTTGGTCAGAAGGATGTTCAACAAACAGTTGTCATACGCAGAATGGTCAAGGACTTCATCCTGCCCCTGCAGGTTGTTGTCCAGCCTACGGAACGTGAGAAAGATGGGCTTGCGCTTAGCTCGCGAAATGTCTACCTTGGCCCGAGACGAAGAGCTGCCGCCATTGTCCTCCCAAACGCACTGCatgctgctgccgctgcgTATACGAAGGACGGCTTCTACACCAGGGAGGATGTTCTCGGTGCAGCACATAAAGTTATTGACGCGTTTGCATCAGAACAGTCCAATCTGCCCTCCACTGAGCGTGTGGTCTTCGAGGTTGACTATGTATCCCTTGCAGACCCCGACACATtagttgaagttgacgagATTGATCCTTCGCGAGGAGCTGTTTTGAGCGGTGCAATTAAGATGTTGCCTGTCGAGGAGGCTAAGAAAGGTGAGGATCTAGGCTTTAGCGGAGGGCCACCCGTGCGGTTGATCGAtaacatcatcctcaagccTCTAGATTCCAAGAGCGAATAGACACAAGATATGAGTCAAAATGAAGAATAACAACCTAACCAGCAAGCGCAATTCAAGAGCTGAATTTGGCAATGCTGAGCTAGATAATGAGTATACCATCACCTACGAATACGTATATATTTAAATGCTTGTGATATGATGAATATGTTGGCATAGCCCAAAAAAGACTTCTGGCACTAATATCGACAAAAAGCAGGCTGAAACTGACGAAGACCGACTCGCTAGTGTAAGACATGTTATACAAAACTGCGCCGATATGTTTCAGAGATGAGCCCGAGccctctcctctctctttttctttccttctcgtACACTCTTGCCGaaagcctccttctcctcattACTTAGTGTGCTGGGCACTTTGCCTTTTCCACTTCTTTCACCTTCAACAGTTTCCTCCCAAAGCTTGCGACCCAATTCGTCAGTAAGCCGAAGCACGCGGCCACTGACTGTGGCACCATCGCGGCGATTCTTGCCTTCACGCCGCgacttggcaatcttctcGGTAAAGTCCCATAATTTGCCTTCAGCAAGTAGAGCGCCTGTCTTAGGATCACGCGGTGTGCGCCAGGAGACGTCAAGCTGGACACGAGGAGGGATCTTGGAGTCCTTGGATTTTACAACGTGGAGCAGTTGGTCTTGCTCGAAACGCATATACGAGTTCTTCAAAGTTTCCTTGTTAACAGCCTCAAAGTACGAGAGGTCACCCTGGTGGTAGAGTGTTTTGCCGAGCTGTAGTAAACATTGTAAGCATttgaaaacaaaaacaaagaccGATAGTTGTTTGGGGCGCAGATCAACTTACCAACTGGGCACTGTTGTGTGTCTTGCTTTGCTCAATCCACGTATCCTCATTCTGTCCCAAAGGAGGAGTGAGTCCCATAAGAGAGACAGCCGCCAGCCAAGTTGCCTCAACAAAAGGCCAGATCAAAAAGCAGTAGAAATCGTAGTTTTCACGACCAGCTTTCCTCTCCTGCTCTGCAAGACCAACCATAGTAACGTTGCCTTCAGCATCGCGATCAACTCTGATGACATTGTCTGCTTCCAGACCTCGCAAAGTCCTGTCCAGGTTTGTATCGAGACCCTCGCTAGAGAAGATAAACTCGCCACGgaacaaagatgagagaaagaaCACCTGCTCCCTCAGCTCATCAAATGACATGTCTTGCATCTGTGGACCGCCGCCTCTCTTCACTCGCGAGTACATCGCAGCACTGACAAGTGCTTCGTAAATGAAGAGATGAATCGTCATGTTGCGATAGAAGGATAATTGAAATCGGTCAACGGCATAATAAGTCGGCTCGGCAAGACCATCGACCATACCAATAAGATCTTTTCCAAGCACTTCAAGGCCGCGCTCGATGATTTCGGTTAGAGGTGCGTTTCCAAAATGTGCCACGCGCCCACCTTTTGCACGCACACGTTCTGTGAGCCATGTAACTCGACGCTTCAACTCTTCTTTACCAACTCCACGACCACGTAATGTCAGAAGAACGGTGCCTATCAAAGCTGTTGGCATCACAACAGACACATCATTAATGTCGCTTAGCACTTGATACCCCATTGTCCGCAAAAGCTTCTCGCGTACTGCTCGGACTTCGGGGCGCTGATGATCGGTGTCAAGCCCGCGAGGAATGCTTGGAAGCTTTGACAGCTGGTCGTCCAAAAATCCTCGTAAACTCCATGGTTCGTGAAACCTAACATCAACGCGACCTAGACGTAAGGATAGAACGGACGATCCTCCGCTCAAGAAGTCTGCCAgattttccttcttcttgggcatgCCAAGCAGTTCTGTGACATAACCTTCTGTCTCTATAACCTTGTCGTACTGGGTACTGACAGGGCAAATGATGGCGTCTTGAACCCGACCTGATAAAATACTGTCAAGGACGAAGCTGAGGATGCCGAATTTTGGTGGTAATAGCTTCCCTGTGCGCGAGCGACCTCCTTCAATGAAGCATTCGAAATTATAGCCTTCTTGGAGAAGTGTATCGATGTATGACTGGACCAATGTAGTGTACAAGACATCGTCACCGAATGCCCTTCGGATCCACATGGCTCCAGCGTGTTGTAGAAATTCGCCCAAGACAGGAATATTCAAATTGTCTCCCGCGACTACGACCGGTAATGTAAGGCCTAGACGGTAGCAAATGAGCTGAAGAGAGACGTAGTCGACGTGCGAACGATGGCTTGGTAAAAAGATGATGCTCTGCTTCTTTTGGGCAGCTACCTCAGCTACCTTTCGTAACCGCAGGACTTCCTCGCTGGAGACATGGATGCCTTGATGGTAAGCGCGTGTCAGGAGCTGAGTAGCTAAGTAATAAGCGCCCCGGATAAAGGCTTTGCTTTCCATCTTGCAAATCATATCTTCTGTCCATTTGTCGGCCAGTTGTTGAAGTCCCGACTCAATCTCGTTGAGCCGTTGAGAACGCTTAGCGCCATAATCTTTACTATCTTTCGGCAGCAGACCATCACGTTCTTCAATAGCCACGCGATGCTCGGCCAGCTGACTGATCCTTTGCTGGAGAAGAGGGGCTGAGAGAACCATGTTCTTCATGTTCTCTGAGAACCCGGAGTAAAAGACCGGTTGACCGATAACATTGTCGTAGGCACGCCATCCCTGACCAGACACGTAGAGAGACACTTCACGGAGAAATCTATGAGTCTGTTAGTTAGTGTCACAAGAGAGAAGGACAAACAGATACGCCATGGCGAGTACTGTGTGCCGGCGGAGGAAGTATTACTGGAGAGGCTCAGAACGGAATGAGGCAAACTTGTCCATCAAAGCCTCCTCCTTGCCTTCGGGGATTTTCTTGGACGGCTCAACAAAGCCACTAGGCTGTAATGTTACTTCATCGCCTAAGATCTGGAGATCCGGCGCTGAATTGGCCGTTGAATCGGTGTCAGTGTCGTTGTGCGACATGACTGGATGTTTTGTGTTGGAGTAGTTGGGACGTGAGTGAACCTCGGTATTGACGGCAATCAGCTGTGGTTTGATATCAAAAGCACCATCACAATTAAGAGAACCAATGTATGAATTGAAGTGATATCTTGTTGATCGAACTTGTTCAAATTCGAGAAACAATTGATGCTTTGACTGGGTATTAAACAAAAcacaagtcaagtcaaacaatGCAAGTTCATAACCGAGTCGCGAATGGTATTGGACAAGTGGAGACAAGTACCGAGCAAGCGGCATGTGATGGAAGGGGAAAAGAGCTTGGGCCCACTCCCGTCTCATTTCCCCAGAAAATTGCTTGCAGCATCGCGGGAACTTTCCGCTAGTTAACTAAACATTTTTTTCTCCGACCTCGAGCTGTCGCTGACTTCATTCTTGATCTACACTACCTTCGccttcaccatcatggctAGCGTACCGCAGCAAGCTACGCAGAATCTGCTCGCTCGAGCGCATTCTCCCGACAGCGTCAACCGCATCTATTCTGAAAAGATACAACACCGCCCACTCATTCTTCGACCGACCTCGCCTCCACCAGCTACCATTAATGCCCGCGCTGCACGTCGAAAAGCTCgccaggacaagaaagagaaacagaaacagaagcctAAGCCTCTCTCATCAAGGGAGAGACGAAATCTCGGTCTTCACGATATACCAAGGGATGGCCAAAAATACCACATTTACGAGCCTTTGAGTCAGCTATGGCTAGGTTACGCCCGGGAGTTGCTTGGAAACGACATTTTTACTGGTGGGCCTAGCGCAGCAGTGAAACTGGCGAGCGCCGAGTTTCATGGTGCTCCTATTGAAATTGTGCGAAGCCATTGCCCGAGTCGAGTTGGTATCCAAGGAATTGTTGTCCGTGATCGCAAGTTCGTCTTTGAGATTATAACCAAAAAAAGGGGGGTCAAGGTCGTTCCCAAGGAAGGCACCATCTTCCGAGTGGAAGTTCCACTCGATGGAGAAGTTAAAGATTCTGAAAAGGGTTCTCACAAAACGTTTGCTTGCGAGGTATTTGGTGATCAATTAATGCTGAGGGCACCCGATCGTGCGAACAAGAAATTCAAGGCTCATTTTCTTCTGAATGTTTAAGAGCCTCATTAAAATTCAACCCAATTACGTTATTTCGGACTTGGGCGATCACCCAAGTCCTTGCTGCGGCGCCACGCAATCCTTCGATCAAATCAAGACGATGGGAGCACAGCAACATCTACCCTACCCAGGCGACACCCAGGTAGACATGGCAACCAaacttcctcctcgtcataCGAGTTCATGTACCCAATCCACAGCGTTCTTGCTATACGCACGGGACTATCCCTCCAGAATATGGGATTTGGGAGAAAAA includes:
- a CDS encoding pantoate-beta-alanine ligase — encoded protein: MLPLRFIRHRSPFTTSVRTMASACSTSSRLETLPKSPIRVLRSVESVRRWRKPHVVEHRSVGLVPTMGALHEGHLALIRAAAKENHHVVVSIYVNPAQFGIKEDLSSYPVTWEEDAKKLAALDRELADDGGNLGRISAVFAPTTPEIYPSGFPGQEIDSKGSFVTITPVGEVLEGASRPTFFRGVATVCLKLFNIVQPERVYFGQKDVQQTVVIRRMVKDFILPLQVVVQPTEREKDGLALSSRNVYLGPRRRAAAIVLPNALHAAAAAYTKDGFYTREDVLGAAHKVIDAFASEQSNLPSTERVVFEVDYVSLADPDTLVEVDEIDPSRGAVLSGAIKMLPVEEAKKGEDLGFSGGPPVRLIDNIILKPLDSKSE